The Sphaerospermopsis torques-reginae ITEP-024 genome has a window encoding:
- a CDS encoding gas vesicle protein GvpG codes for MLMKILLAPITGPISGVVWIAEKIQERTNTEFDAQENLHKRLLSLQLAFDLGEISEEEFEAQEEEILLKIQALEEEASRDAEAEELQLAFDLGEISEEEFEAQEEEILLKIQALEEEASRDAEVEELQLV; via the coding sequence ATGTTAATGAAAATTTTACTAGCACCCATAACTGGACCCATTAGTGGAGTTGTCTGGATTGCAGAGAAAATCCAAGAGCGTACAAATACAGAGTTTGATGCTCAAGAAAATTTGCATAAACGATTATTAAGTTTACAGCTTGCCTTCGATCTCGGCGAAATTAGTGAAGAAGAATTTGAGGCTCAAGAAGAGGAAATTCTTTTAAAAATTCAAGCGTTGGAAGAGGAAGCCAGCAGAGATGCTGAAGCTGAAGAATTACAGCTTGCCTTCGATCTCGGCGAAATTAGTGAAGAAGAATTTGAGGCTCAAGAAGAGGAAATTCTTTTAAAAATTCAAGCGTTGGAAGAGGAAGCCAGCAGAGATGCTGAAGTTGAAGAATTACAGCTTGTCTAA
- a CDS encoding gas vesicle protein has protein sequence MKNIRNRGLIRAKVSTMPRNKSDASSQLELYKMVTEKQRIQRELYGIKERVFVLQQRLDVLNHQIEETEKTIHKLRQPHSTTVQNISQKKETSEPHNYHTFEIEY, from the coding sequence ATGAAAAACATTCGCAATCGTGGTTTGATCAGGGCTAAAGTTAGTACGATGCCTAGAAATAAATCAGATGCTTCAAGTCAATTAGAGCTTTATAAAATGGTGACTGAAAAGCAACGTATCCAACGAGAGTTATATGGAATTAAAGAAAGAGTGTTTGTACTCCAACAACGGTTAGATGTTCTAAATCATCAGATCGAAGAAACGGAAAAAACCATTCATAAATTACGTCAACCTCACTCAACAACTGTTCAAAATATATCTCAGAAAAAGGAAACTAGTGAACCGCATAATTACCACACTTTTGAGATTGAATATTAA
- a CDS encoding GvpL/GvpF family gas vesicle protein — translation MELENFYTYAFLETPSFPLTLPQGIASQVVLINGTQLSAIVEPGIYLDSCQKNDAEIIQMALCHDRVICEIFEQITILPLRFGTCFKSQTKLLNYLELHSQEYRKQLAKIKGKVEFCLKLIPNSLPETEPFTEKGRNYFLAKKQQYQNRQNFAIAQDIEKQNLIDVIRNVHQLPIVIQDKQEEVRIYILVSSPDKKLILEQFLSWQKACPRWDLSLGDSLPPYHFI, via the coding sequence ATGGAATTAGAAAACTTTTACACTTATGCTTTTTTAGAAACTCCTAGCTTTCCCCTAACCTTACCACAAGGAATTGCTAGTCAAGTAGTTTTGATTAATGGTACTCAACTTTCTGCTATTGTCGAGCCTGGGATATATTTAGACTCTTGCCAAAAAAATGATGCTGAAATTATCCAGATGGCTTTATGTCATGATCGAGTTATTTGTGAAATTTTTGAGCAAATTACAATTTTACCATTAAGATTTGGCACTTGTTTTAAGTCTCAAACGAAACTACTTAACTATCTAGAATTGCATAGTCAAGAATATCGCAAACAGCTAGCAAAAATCAAAGGTAAAGTCGAATTTTGTTTAAAACTAATTCCTAATTCCTTACCTGAAACAGAACCATTTACGGAAAAAGGCAGGAATTACTTTTTAGCTAAAAAACAACAATATCAAAATAGACAAAACTTTGCTATTGCTCAAGATATAGAAAAACAGAACTTAATTGATGTCATCAGAAATGTACATCAATTGCCAATAGTTATTCAAGACAAGCAAGAAGAAGTAAGAATTTATATTTTGGTTAGCTCTCCAGATAAAAAATTAATTTTAGAACAATTTTTAAGTTGGCAAAAAGCTTGCCCACGTTGGGATTTATCTTTGGGAGATAGTCTTCCACCTTACCACTTTATTTAA
- a CDS encoding ArsA family ATPase, with amino-acid sequence MFSGKGGVGKTTMSCCFARYWATKFPEEKILLLSTDPAHSLGDVLLAKVTDDAAPIADLPNLSIQALDAQKLLLEFRAKYSQFLELLVERGSLADGEDLAPVWDLNWPGLNELMGLLEIQRLLSDKSVDRIVVDMAPSGHTLNLLRLKDFLDVILNSLELFQKKHQVITETFTGSYTRDEVDNFLADLKFQLSEGRRLLQDNHFTGCLVIAIAEPMCLAETERFLEQLKTLDVPYSGILINRILTDANIDPDRYAEQEKYLQKFLNISQNQPVFIVPQQPSAPLGNLELDHLAAQIQKIEQVELVSAPVITWPVRIPPSFSDFLAAGCQLIIVGGKGGVGKTTVSAAMGWAFANHYPEQKIRVISIDPAHSLGDAFGEKLGHQAKLLAPNLSGQEIDADKILDQFRTDYLWELADMISGEGTATDTNVNMAYLPEAWRQIMSQALPGIDEMLSLITIINLLESNQQDLIILDTAPTGHLLQFLAMPSALGDWLSWIFKLWMKYQDVLGRVDFIGRLRNLRQQVIQAQKKLKDPKHTQFIGVIQAEEAIIAEHIRLTESLKKMGIQQRYVVQNRYTQNSEINQGLFSEQTIIRLPQLPRSVEPIDRIKGAADLLFAFEELTSN; translated from the coding sequence ATGTTTAGCGGCAAAGGCGGAGTCGGTAAAACCACCATGTCTTGCTGTTTTGCGCGTTATTGGGCGACAAAGTTCCCGGAAGAAAAAATCTTATTATTGTCCACAGATCCGGCACATTCTTTAGGAGATGTATTACTTGCAAAAGTGACAGATGATGCTGCACCAATAGCAGATTTACCCAATTTGAGTATTCAGGCTTTAGATGCTCAAAAACTGCTATTAGAATTTAGGGCAAAATATAGTCAATTTTTAGAACTATTAGTGGAAAGAGGAAGTTTAGCTGATGGAGAAGATTTAGCCCCAGTTTGGGATTTAAACTGGCCCGGCTTAAACGAACTGATGGGATTACTAGAAATACAAAGGTTACTATCAGACAAAAGCGTTGATCGCATAGTAGTTGATATGGCACCTTCTGGACATACCTTGAATTTATTGCGCTTAAAGGATTTTCTAGATGTAATTTTAAATTCATTAGAATTATTCCAAAAGAAGCATCAAGTGATCACAGAAACTTTCACAGGTAGTTATACCCGTGATGAAGTTGACAACTTTTTAGCTGATCTCAAATTTCAATTATCAGAAGGTAGAAGACTACTACAAGATAATCACTTTACAGGTTGTTTAGTAATTGCCATTGCTGAACCGATGTGTTTGGCAGAAACAGAGAGATTTTTAGAACAGTTAAAAACCTTAGATGTTCCCTACTCAGGAATATTAATCAATCGAATTTTGACAGATGCCAATATAGATCCAGATCGTTATGCAGAGCAGGAAAAATACCTACAAAAGTTCTTAAATATTTCCCAAAATCAACCAGTTTTTATTGTCCCACAACAGCCATCAGCCCCATTAGGTAATTTAGAATTAGATCATCTAGCCGCACAAATTCAAAAAATTGAGCAAGTTGAACTAGTATCGGCTCCAGTCATTACATGGCCAGTGAGAATACCACCAAGCTTTAGTGATTTTTTAGCAGCAGGATGTCAACTAATTATTGTCGGCGGCAAAGGCGGAGTCGGCAAAACCACAGTATCAGCAGCAATGGGTTGGGCTTTTGCCAATCATTATCCTGAGCAAAAAATTCGTGTTATTTCCATAGATCCTGCTCATTCTTTGGGAGATGCATTTGGAGAAAAATTAGGGCATCAGGCCAAATTATTAGCTCCTAATTTAAGCGGACAAGAAATTGATGCTGACAAAATATTAGATCAGTTTCGTACTGATTATCTTTGGGAATTAGCGGATATGATTAGTGGTGAAGGAACAGCAACAGACACAAATGTCAATATGGCTTATCTGCCAGAGGCTTGGAGACAGATCATGTCTCAAGCTTTACCAGGAATTGATGAAATGCTATCCCTAATTACCATTATAAATTTATTAGAAAGTAACCAGCAAGATTTGATTATTTTAGATACTGCTCCTACAGGTCATCTGCTACAATTCTTAGCAATGCCCTCAGCTTTAGGAGATTGGTTATCTTGGATATTTAAGCTATGGATGAAATATCAAGACGTTTTGGGTCGAGTTGATTTCATTGGACGGCTACGTAATCTGCGCCAACAAGTTATCCAAGCTCAAAAGAAATTGAAAGACCCCAAACACACCCAATTTATAGGTGTAATTCAGGCAGAGGAAGCAATTATAGCTGAACATATCCGCTTAACAGAATCTCTGAAAAAAATGGGAATTCAACAACGCTATGTGGTGCAAAATCGCTACACTCAAAATTCAGAAATCAATCAGGGATTATTTTCAGAACAAACGATTATTCGTTTGCCTCAATTACCCAGGTCGGTAGAACCAATAGACCGAATTAAAGGCGCGGCTGATCTTTTATTTGCATTTGAGGAACTAACCTCCAATTAA
- a CDS encoding AAA family ATPase — protein MSDLFKGFEQFIELVKTLEEKIDSGEVKTDVQFNTRSLSSIPRTGNIPRGSSSNIGTSRIRTPSSPSASPSPSSPAANAGSSEPIIPPDSNSGMTLKDIGGLSEVLKELKELIAVPLKRPDLLVKLGLEPTHGVLLVGPPGTGKTLTARALAEELGVNYIALVGPEVISKYYGEAEQRLRGIFEKAAKNAPCIIFIDEIDSLAPDRSAVEGEVEKRLVAQLLSLMDGFTQTQGVIVLAATNRPDHLDPALRRPGRFDREIQFRIPDNNGRKEILQVLTRNMPVDDTVNLEFISDRTVGFVGADLKAVCQKAAYIALRRQVPSIDVQVPDTMTVNQSDFIQALKEIKPAVLRSMEVEVPHVEWEDIGGLETIKRTLQESVEGALLYPELYRQTKAVAPRGILLWGPPGTGKTLLAKAVASQARANFIGINGPELLTRWVGSSEQAVRELFAKARQADPCVIFIDEIDTLAPARGTYTGDSGVSNRVVGQLLTELDGLETGTNILVIGATNRPDALDPALLRAGRLDLQLKVDLPDLASRLEILRVYTEGRPLLDVDLEYWAKATEGWNGADLVLLCNQAAVKAIRRFRDQGETDPAAIRITLDDFQYSYQILMEQRTVS, from the coding sequence ATGAGTGATTTATTCAAAGGATTTGAGCAGTTCATAGAATTGGTCAAGACGTTAGAAGAAAAAATTGACAGTGGAGAAGTGAAAACTGATGTGCAGTTTAACACAAGATCCCTCAGTAGTATTCCCAGAACAGGCAATATTCCCCGTGGGAGTAGTAGCAATATAGGGACTAGTCGGATCCGCACTCCTTCCTCTCCTTCTGCTTCTCCTTCTCCTTCCTCTCCAGCCGCTAATGCAGGTTCATCAGAGCCGATCATACCACCTGATTCTAATTCCGGTATGACCCTCAAAGATATCGGCGGACTGAGTGAAGTTCTCAAAGAACTCAAAGAACTAATTGCTGTTCCTTTAAAACGCCCTGATTTGCTGGTTAAATTGGGACTAGAACCCACACATGGCGTACTGTTGGTAGGACCTCCAGGTACCGGTAAAACTCTGACAGCCAGGGCCTTGGCTGAGGAATTAGGAGTTAACTATATTGCTCTAGTCGGACCAGAAGTAATCAGCAAATATTACGGAGAAGCAGAACAAAGACTGCGAGGTATCTTTGAAAAAGCCGCCAAAAATGCTCCCTGTATTATTTTTATTGATGAAATTGATAGCCTCGCCCCAGATCGCAGTGCAGTGGAAGGGGAAGTAGAAAAACGTTTAGTTGCTCAGTTATTAAGCTTGATGGATGGTTTCACCCAAACTCAAGGGGTGATTGTTCTAGCAGCTACTAACCGCCCTGACCATCTTGATCCAGCCCTACGTCGTCCAGGAAGATTTGACCGGGAAATTCAGTTTCGCATTCCAGACAACAACGGACGCAAAGAAATATTACAAGTTCTGACTCGTAATATGCCTGTGGATGATACGGTGAATTTGGAATTTATCAGCGATCGCACTGTTGGATTTGTAGGTGCTGACTTAAAAGCCGTATGTCAAAAAGCAGCTTACATCGCTTTACGCCGTCAAGTTCCTTCGATTGATGTGCAAGTTCCTGACACTATGACGGTGAATCAATCGGATTTTATACAAGCACTCAAAGAAATCAAACCAGCAGTGCTTCGTAGCATGGAAGTTGAAGTCCCCCATGTGGAATGGGAAGATATTGGTGGTTTGGAGACAATTAAGCGAACCCTACAGGAATCCGTCGAAGGAGCTTTACTGTATCCAGAACTTTACCGCCAAACCAAGGCCGTAGCACCCAGGGGCATCTTACTTTGGGGTCCTCCAGGAACTGGTAAAACTTTATTAGCTAAGGCCGTAGCTTCCCAAGCCAGAGCTAATTTTATTGGTATCAATGGTCCAGAGTTACTTACTCGTTGGGTGGGATCTAGTGAACAAGCTGTGCGAGAATTATTTGCTAAAGCCAGGCAAGCTGATCCCTGTGTCATATTTATTGATGAAATTGATACCTTAGCTCCAGCACGGGGAACTTACACCGGTGATTCGGGAGTTAGTAACCGCGTAGTCGGGCAATTACTCACTGAATTGGATGGTTTAGAGACGGGAACTAATATTTTAGTGATTGGCGCTACTAATCGTCCTGATGCCCTTGACCCTGCTTTATTACGGGCAGGAAGATTAGACTTGCAACTCAAGGTTGATTTACCTGATTTAGCCAGCCGTCTAGAAATTTTGCGAGTCTACACTGAGGGCAGACCTCTATTAGATGTGGATCTAGAATATTGGGCTAAGGCGACAGAGGGCTGGAACGGAGCAGATTTAGTTTTGCTGTGTAATCAGGCTGCTGTGAAAGCAATTCGCCGTTTTCGAGACCAAGGGGAAACAGACCCGGCTGCTATTAGGATTACTCTTGATGATTTCCAGTATTCTTATCAAATTCTAATGGAGCAGCGAACCGTTAGCTAG
- a CDS encoding histidine phosphatase family protein encodes MALNLYLLRHGETTFSQNGNFCGETDAELTTAGIQMAESFADVYKQLQWKGVYVSPMKRTIATAKPFCDAVGIDMQVREGLREGSYGAWETKSKSFVQENYTENYIKWLSEPAWNAPLGGETAVEIANRAIPVITEIIDKHPEGNVLVVSHKATIRIILCSLLGIDLGCYRYRVNILVASVSKVKFDVNGPLLEILGDRYHIPDHIRSRPGT; translated from the coding sequence ATGGCACTCAATTTATATTTACTGCGACATGGGGAAACAACTTTTAGTCAAAATGGCAATTTCTGTGGTGAAACCGATGCAGAATTGACAACCGCAGGAATACAGATGGCAGAAAGTTTTGCCGATGTTTATAAACAATTGCAATGGAAAGGGGTTTATGTTAGTCCCATGAAACGCACCATTGCCACTGCCAAACCATTTTGTGATGCGGTGGGAATAGATATGCAGGTGAGAGAAGGACTCAGAGAAGGTAGTTATGGTGCATGGGAAACCAAAAGTAAATCCTTTGTACAAGAGAACTACACAGAAAACTATATCAAATGGTTGTCAGAACCTGCTTGGAATGCTCCTCTAGGAGGAGAAACAGCCGTAGAAATTGCTAACCGGGCAATACCCGTGATTACTGAAATTATAGACAAACACCCAGAAGGTAATGTTTTAGTAGTTTCCCATAAAGCCACAATTCGGATTATACTTTGTAGCTTACTAGGAATTGATTTGGGATGTTATCGCTATCGAGTCAATATTTTAGTAGCCTCAGTCAGTAAAGTGAAATTTGATGTTAATGGTCCATTGTTGGAGATATTAGGCGATCGCTACCATATACCTGATCATATTCGCTCACGTCCAGGAACATAA
- a CDS encoding ATP-dependent Clp protease ATP-binding subunit, protein MFEHFTSEAIRVIMLAQEEARRLGHNFVGTEQILLGLMGEGTGVAAKVLAELGMNLKDARREVEKIIGRGSGFVPPEIPFTPKVKSLFEQSFREAHSLGHNYINTEHLLLGLTEAGEGVAAKVLQNLGVDLQTIRNAVMSVLGEDNTVFAGGGRNTRRNQNLSIEEFGRNLTKLAQEGRLDPVVGRQNEIERTVQILGRRTKNNPVLIGEPGVGKTAIAEGLAQRIINQDVPEVLLDKEVISLDMGLLVAGTRFRGDFEERLKKIMEEIRSVGNIILVIDEIHTLVGAGGTEGGLDAANILKPALARGELQCIGATTLDEYRKYIERDAALERRFQPVLVGEPSVEETIDILYGLRGAYEQHHKVTIADDAIIAAAQLSDRYISDRFLPDKAIDLIDEAGSRVRLRHSRIINNKEMKLQLKNVSKEKAEAVRVQDFGKASKLRQEEIELQTKLDLEENLQTLNIPSVDEEDIAEIVASWTGVPVNKLTESESELLLHLEDTLHTRLIGQEQAVTAVSRAIRRARVGLKNPNRPIASFIFSGPTGVGKTELAKALAAYFFGSEDSMIRLDMSEYMESHNVSKLIGSPPGYVGYDEGGQLTEAVRRKPYTVLLFDEIEKAHPDVFNMLLQLLDDGHLTDAKGRKVDFKNTLIILTSNIGSKVIEKGGMSLGFEFDNQANASYQRIRNLVNEELKNYFRPEFLNRLDEIIVFSQLNKEEVKQIADIMLGEVANRLTEKGIKLEVTAAFKELVVREGYDPSYGARPLRRAIMRLLEDSLAEAILSSQIIEGDTAIVDVDDDGQVKVRKAETRELLLTKVG, encoded by the coding sequence ATGTTTGAACACTTCACGTCCGAAGCCATCAGGGTAATTATGTTAGCTCAGGAGGAAGCACGCCGCCTGGGACATAACTTTGTCGGTACAGAACAAATTCTCCTGGGTTTAATGGGAGAAGGAACAGGGGTTGCTGCTAAAGTGCTGGCTGAGTTAGGCATGAACCTGAAAGATGCGCGTCGGGAAGTAGAAAAAATTATTGGTCGGGGTTCTGGTTTTGTCCCACCGGAAATTCCTTTTACACCAAAAGTCAAGAGTCTATTTGAGCAGTCCTTTAGAGAAGCTCATAGTCTTGGACACAATTACATAAACACTGAACATTTATTGTTAGGTTTAACTGAGGCGGGGGAAGGAGTAGCCGCCAAAGTATTGCAAAATCTCGGTGTTGACCTGCAAACTATCCGCAATGCCGTGATGAGTGTGTTAGGTGAAGATAACACGGTTTTTGCTGGTGGCGGACGCAATACCAGACGTAATCAAAATCTGAGTATAGAAGAATTTGGGCGTAATCTCACCAAATTAGCTCAAGAAGGTAGATTAGATCCGGTAGTGGGTCGGCAAAATGAAATTGAGCGCACTGTACAAATTCTCGGTCGTCGTACCAAAAATAACCCGGTGTTGATCGGTGAACCTGGTGTTGGGAAAACTGCGATCGCCGAAGGTTTAGCTCAACGGATCATTAACCAAGACGTTCCTGAAGTATTACTGGACAAAGAAGTAATTAGTCTGGATATGGGTTTACTGGTTGCAGGAACTCGCTTCCGGGGCGACTTTGAAGAACGTCTGAAAAAAATCATGGAGGAAATTCGCTCCGTCGGTAATATCATCCTGGTAATTGATGAAATTCATACCCTTGTCGGTGCTGGTGGTACAGAAGGCGGTTTAGATGCAGCTAACATCCTCAAACCAGCATTAGCTAGGGGTGAACTGCAATGTATTGGTGCAACTACCTTGGATGAATACCGTAAATACATTGAACGGGATGCAGCTTTAGAACGGCGTTTCCAACCGGTTTTGGTGGGAGAACCATCTGTAGAAGAAACCATTGATATTCTCTACGGTTTGCGCGGTGCTTATGAACAACACCATAAAGTTACCATTGCCGATGATGCAATAATAGCAGCAGCACAGTTATCAGATCGTTATATTAGCGATCGCTTCTTACCAGATAAAGCCATAGACTTAATAGATGAAGCTGGTTCTCGTGTGCGTTTACGTCACTCCCGCATCATCAACAACAAAGAAATGAAACTGCAACTGAAAAACGTCAGCAAAGAAAAAGCAGAAGCAGTCAGAGTTCAAGACTTTGGTAAAGCAAGTAAACTGCGTCAAGAAGAAATAGAACTGCAAACCAAACTCGATCTAGAAGAAAACCTGCAAACTCTCAACATTCCCAGCGTTGACGAAGAAGACATTGCCGAGATCGTCGCTTCTTGGACAGGTGTACCAGTAAATAAACTAACTGAATCTGAATCAGAGTTATTACTACATTTAGAAGACACCCTACACACACGCCTGATCGGTCAAGAACAAGCAGTTACAGCCGTTTCTCGCGCTATTCGGCGCGCCCGTGTGGGTTTAAAAAATCCTAATCGCCCCATCGCCAGCTTTATCTTCTCTGGTCCTACAGGGGTAGGAAAAACCGAACTAGCCAAAGCATTAGCGGCTTACTTCTTCGGTTCTGAAGATTCTATGATTCGCTTAGATATGTCCGAATACATGGAAAGCCATAATGTTTCCAAGCTCATCGGTTCACCTCCAGGTTATGTAGGCTACGACGAAGGCGGACAATTAACGGAAGCAGTGCGGCGCAAACCCTACACAGTGCTACTTTTCGACGAAATCGAAAAAGCGCACCCCGATGTATTTAATATGCTGCTGCAACTTTTAGATGACGGTCATCTTACGGATGCCAAAGGTCGGAAAGTAGACTTCAAGAACACCTTAATTATCTTGACATCTAACATTGGTTCTAAGGTAATTGAAAAAGGTGGTATGAGTTTAGGGTTTGAATTTGATAACCAAGCTAATGCAAGTTATCAACGTATCCGCAACTTGGTAAACGAAGAACTAAAGAATTATTTCCGTCCTGAGTTCTTAAACCGTCTTGATGAAATTATCGTCTTCAGTCAGTTGAACAAGGAAGAAGTCAAGCAAATTGCTGACATTATGCTGGGTGAGGTTGCTAACCGCTTAACTGAAAAAGGCATCAAATTAGAAGTCACAGCAGCCTTTAAGGAACTGGTGGTGAGAGAAGGTTATGATCCTAGTTATGGTGCTAGACCTTTACGCAGGGCTATTATGAGACTTTTGGAAGACTCCTTAGCTGAGGCTATTTTATCTAGTCAGATCATCGAAGGTGATACAGCTATTGTGGATGTTGATGATGATGGCCAGGTGAAGGTGAGGAAAGCAGAAACCCGCGAGTTACTGTTAACTAAAGTTGGTTAA
- a CDS encoding DUF3288 family protein, translating into MTESSASKDQQHPLYNRDRPLIDILLSQEPTDYNLAELARMRIRYQGFPGARDIQQGLDQVLQRWGLTEAELFAKTREIHQVGGIYKSRGKKEEEDWN; encoded by the coding sequence ATGACAGAATCTTCCGCAAGTAAAGACCAACAGCATCCACTCTACAACCGCGATCGCCCCCTTATTGATATTTTACTCTCTCAAGAGCCAACAGATTACAATTTAGCTGAATTAGCTCGGATGAGAATACGCTATCAAGGCTTTCCTGGCGCACGGGACATTCAACAAGGCTTAGATCAAGTTTTGCAACGTTGGGGTTTAACGGAAGCGGAACTTTTTGCCAAAACCCGCGAAATACATCAGGTTGGAGGCATTTATAAAAGTCGGGGTAAGAAGGAAGAGGAAGATTGGAATTAA
- a CDS encoding MlaD family protein, translating into MRGLISGFTSTRTFREGSVGLLILLGLGAFGVILLWLNRITPGSSSYKAVVEFANAGGMQKGSPVRYRGVKVGSISSIKTGANAVDVEIEINDPQLKIPADSKIEANQSGLINESIIDITPPPNAQVPQDIARPLDKDCNPNLIICNQSAKLKGEIGISVDELIRESSDFAAQYNNKEFYDNVNRLLVTSANAADSIAKLSREMQSVSRSFQGQLGTFSNTAVTIQRATNELTTTTTKTANQLGATANDFSTTAKQASRLLNNLDELLTTNRAALVGTLNNITQTSNQLRQTVGSLSPAVNRLTEGELLKNLEILSANAAEASANLKDASKTLNDPQNIVLLQQTLDAARVTFENTQKITSDLDELTGDPKFRQNLLQLVNGLSKLVSSTENMQQQTKVAFTLDALKTSMKQSENITPQPTLKAALQTPKEIKNNTKNITATPEIKTVEKNNKVVIFKPSPTTEIIKLNTQTELLPPVVTSEPSSQEKALTPTLPAAVESSENIPQNPITPTPNLSQEQLLQKLREHKGTGDR; encoded by the coding sequence ATGCGAGGTCTAATTAGTGGCTTCACTTCTACACGAACTTTTAGAGAAGGATCGGTAGGTTTATTAATCTTACTAGGTTTAGGAGCATTTGGGGTAATATTGCTATGGTTAAATAGAATCACGCCCGGAAGCAGTTCTTATAAAGCTGTGGTTGAATTTGCTAACGCTGGAGGAATGCAAAAAGGCTCACCAGTTCGTTATCGTGGTGTGAAAGTGGGTAGTATTTCTAGTATCAAAACCGGGGCAAATGCTGTTGATGTAGAAATTGAAATCAACGATCCTCAATTAAAAATTCCTGCTGATTCTAAAATTGAAGCAAATCAAAGTGGATTAATTAATGAAAGTATCATTGATATTACTCCACCACCTAATGCACAAGTTCCTCAAGATATTGCCAGACCATTAGATAAAGATTGTAATCCTAATTTGATTATTTGTAACCAATCTGCTAAATTAAAAGGTGAGATTGGAATTAGCGTTGATGAACTGATTAGAGAATCATCTGATTTTGCGGCTCAATATAATAATAAGGAATTTTACGACAACGTTAATCGTCTTTTAGTAACTTCTGCGAATGCGGCTGATAGTATTGCTAAACTCAGTCGAGAAATGCAAAGTGTCAGCAGAAGTTTTCAAGGACAATTAGGCACATTTTCTAATACTGCTGTCACCATACAAAGAGCAACAAATGAACTGACAACCACAACAACAAAAACCGCAAATCAATTAGGTGCAACAGCGAATGATTTTAGTACAACTGCCAAACAAGCAAGTAGATTATTAAATAACTTAGATGAGTTATTAACTACAAATCGTGCTGCTTTAGTTGGGACTTTAAATAATATTACCCAAACCAGTAACCAACTACGTCAAACAGTTGGTAGTTTATCACCTGCGGTTAATCGTTTAACAGAAGGAGAATTATTGAAAAATTTAGAAATTCTCTCTGCTAACGCTGCGGAAGCTTCTGCTAATTTAAAAGATGCTTCTAAAACTTTAAATGATCCGCAAAATATTGTGCTTTTGCAACAAACTTTAGACGCTGCTAGGGTGACTTTTGAAAATACCCAAAAAATTACATCTGATTTAGATGAACTGACAGGAGATCCGAAATTTCGGCAAAATCTTTTACAGTTGGTCAATGGTCTAAGTAAATTAGTATCTTCTACAGAAAATATGCAGCAACAAACCAAGGTAGCTTTTACCTTAGATGCTCTCAAAACCTCTATGAAGCAATCTGAAAATATCACACCTCAACCTACTCTCAAAGCTGCTTTACAGACACCTAAAGAAATTAAAAATAACACTAAAAATATCACTGCCACCCCAGAAATAAAAACTGTTGAAAAAAACAACAAAGTAGTAATTTTTAAACCCTCACCAACCACAGAAATAATCAAATTAAACACTCAAACAGAGTTATTACCACCTGTAGTTACTTCTGAACCATCTTCTCAAGAAAAAGCCTTAACTCCCACCTTACCTGCTGCTGTGGAAAGTTCTGAAAACATCCCCCAAAACCCCATTACACCTACTCCAAACTTATCCCAAGAACAGTTATTACAAAAGTTACGGGAGCATAAGGGGACAGGTGACAGGTGA